From the genome of Variovorax sp. RA8, one region includes:
- a CDS encoding tripartite tricarboxylate transporter TctB family protein, whose translation MTTTSTDADLEAAEAQADAAAFERRTSPRSDLRQALGWIALGIVTTIGALNMDRLEKQDINPYTAPGLLPGLLGGVIVFFGLLLLYRSWRRLSGSTQVLHTRTAADRTEARRIGTVLALCIGFAAGLVGHGLPFWLATTLFVSVTIAILQFTERTAKNRRLRGFAFALAVGLGTGVATTFVFQELFLVHLP comes from the coding sequence GACGCCGCTGCGTTCGAACGCAGGACTTCGCCGCGCTCGGACCTGAGGCAGGCGCTTGGATGGATTGCGCTCGGGATCGTGACCACCATCGGCGCCCTGAACATGGACCGGCTCGAGAAGCAGGACATCAACCCGTACACCGCGCCGGGCCTGCTGCCCGGCCTGCTCGGCGGGGTGATCGTCTTCTTCGGCCTGCTGCTGCTCTATCGGTCCTGGCGGCGTTTATCGGGCTCTACCCAGGTCCTGCACACGCGCACCGCGGCCGACCGCACGGAAGCGCGCCGGATAGGAACCGTGCTCGCACTGTGCATTGGGTTTGCCGCAGGCCTGGTCGGCCATGGGCTGCCTTTCTGGCTTGCCACCACATTGTTCGTTTCGGTGACCATCGCCATCCTGCAGTTCACCGAGCGCACTGCGAAAAACCGGCGCCTGCGCGGCTTCGCCTTCGCGTTGGCGGTGGGGCTGGGGACAGGCGTAGCGACCACCTTCGTCTTCCAGGAGCTTTTCCTGGTCCACCTTCCCTGA
- a CDS encoding sugar phosphate isomerase/epimerase family protein, with protein sequence MKFALCNEVLKDLPFVEQCRVAAALGYDALEVAPFTLADDPMTLDDAQARTFGRIAREHGVEISGLHWLLVAPAGLSIVSADAALRQRSTAVMQRLVELCALMGGRYLVHGSPKQRSVPPGETRAAALERARECLAAAARSAEQCGVVYCIEPLSTAETDLLNTVEEAVELVQAVGSPAFRTMIDCSAAGQMEREDIPALMRRWIPTGQIAHVQVNDPNRRGPGQGNMRFAPILAALREMQATGNYHGIVAVEPFDYVPDGMGSAARAIGYLRGLEEASGHA encoded by the coding sequence GTGAAGTTCGCTCTTTGCAACGAGGTGCTGAAGGACCTGCCCTTCGTGGAGCAATGCCGCGTCGCAGCCGCGCTCGGCTACGACGCCCTGGAGGTGGCGCCCTTCACTCTGGCCGACGATCCGATGACCCTCGACGACGCGCAGGCCCGCACGTTCGGCCGCATCGCGCGCGAGCATGGAGTCGAGATCAGCGGCCTGCATTGGCTGCTGGTGGCGCCGGCCGGCCTCTCGATCGTGAGCGCCGACGCCGCCCTGCGCCAACGCAGCACGGCGGTGATGCAGCGCCTCGTGGAGCTCTGCGCCTTGATGGGCGGGCGTTACCTGGTGCATGGCTCCCCGAAGCAGCGCTCGGTGCCGCCGGGCGAGACGCGCGCGGCAGCGCTGGAGCGCGCGCGCGAATGCCTGGCCGCCGCGGCACGGAGCGCGGAACAATGCGGCGTGGTCTATTGCATCGAGCCGCTCTCCACCGCCGAGACGGACCTCCTCAACACGGTGGAAGAGGCCGTCGAACTGGTGCAGGCCGTCGGCTCGCCGGCGTTCAGGACCATGATCGACTGCAGTGCCGCGGGCCAGATGGAGCGCGAGGACATCCCCGCGCTCATGCGCCGATGGATCCCCACCGGGCAGATCGCCCATGTGCAGGTCAATGACCCCAATCGCCGCGGCCCCGGACAGGGCAACATGCGCTTCGCCCCAATCCTCGCGGCGCTGCGCGAGATGCAGGCGACCGGGAACTACCACGGCATCGTCGCGGTGGAGCCCTTCGACTATGTGCCCGACGGCATGGGTTCGGCGGCGCGGGCCATCGGCTACCTGCGCGGGCTCGAGGAGGCTTCAGGACATGCATGA
- a CDS encoding sugar phosphate isomerase/epimerase family protein codes for MRDFTQGHEWLSINTATIRKQQGAEVPLDRLIDQCAAQGIRAISPWRDQVAAVGIERIGKQLRAHGIGLSGYCRGGFFPAPDAAGLKAALEDNRRAIDEAKTLEAPCLVLVVGALPGALEGRAHYKDIGRARGEVRDGVAASLEYAREVGMPLAIEPLHPMQAADRACINTLEQALDLCDALDAQRSGMLGVAVDIYHVWWDPKLQQQIARAGRERLLAYHVCDWLTPTRDLLNDRGMMGDGVVELRKIRGWVEAAGFAGFSEVEIFSALDWWQRPGEETLATSIERHRSVV; via the coding sequence ATGCGCGATTTCACCCAAGGCCACGAGTGGCTCTCCATCAACACCGCCACCATCCGCAAGCAGCAAGGCGCCGAGGTGCCGCTGGACCGCCTCATCGATCAGTGCGCAGCGCAGGGCATCCGTGCCATCAGCCCCTGGCGCGACCAGGTCGCCGCGGTCGGGATCGAGCGCATCGGCAAGCAGTTGCGTGCCCACGGCATCGGCCTCTCGGGCTACTGCCGCGGCGGCTTCTTCCCGGCACCCGATGCCGCCGGGCTGAAGGCGGCGCTGGAGGACAACCGCCGCGCCATCGACGAAGCCAAGACGCTCGAGGCGCCCTGCCTGGTGCTGGTGGTCGGCGCGCTGCCCGGCGCGCTCGAGGGCCGGGCGCACTACAAGGACATCGGCCGCGCGCGCGGCGAGGTACGCGACGGCGTCGCCGCTTCGCTCGAATATGCGCGCGAGGTCGGCATGCCGCTCGCGATCGAGCCCCTGCATCCCATGCAGGCCGCCGACCGGGCCTGCATCAACACGCTCGAGCAGGCGCTGGACCTGTGCGACGCGCTGGACGCGCAGCGTTCGGGCATGCTGGGCGTGGCGGTCGACATCTACCACGTGTGGTGGGACCCGAAGCTGCAGCAGCAGATCGCGCGCGCGGGCAGGGAGCGCCTGCTGGCTTACCACGTGTGCGACTGGCTCACGCCCACGCGCGACCTGCTGAACGACCGCGGCATGATGGGCGACGGCGTGGTCGAGCTGCGCAAGATCCGCGGCTGGGTCGAGGCCGCGGGCTTCGCCGGCTTCAGCGAGGTCGAGATCTTCTCCGCGCTCGACTGGTGGCAGCGGCCGGGCGAGGAAACGCTGGCCACCTCCATCGAGCGCCACCGCAGCGTGGTATGA
- a CDS encoding tripartite tricarboxylate transporter permease: MFDGLRMLGESYLGFLNFWSLVYGLGGALLGIIVGVLPGLSATLCIALLTTLTIKLAPNDAILILICSYVGAIYGGSRTAILLNIPGTAANAASCADGFALARKGEAGRAIGIATSGAFTGTLFGVLCLAMFTPALAELALSFGAFEFFWLALFGVAMSGSIVGEDPLKGWLMGLLGLLVAQIGQEGLYAYDRFTFGWDELSGGIALIPALIGAFGFAEVLTSLADPIERKLIDMRDSVLPRFREVVRYWRTVLRSGVIGVVTGILPGVGEDSGAWMSYAAAKAASPERDQFGKGSIDGLMAAETGDMSAIPGGIIPALALGIPGSAPSAVLMAAMIIHGIQPGPMLMIKTPHFIYDVVAMTTLATLSILFFGLFLVRPLMLVLRVRRSVLMPIVFVLCTVGAYAMASRLFDVYAMLAIGVGAFFLRRRGYEMAPFVLGLVLGDLLDKSLRRGLVLSDGSLAPFFTRPICAALAAVTILTMLMYIPAVNVRVRRAWAGAKRFVFHRSA, encoded by the coding sequence ATGTTTGACGGTCTGCGGATGCTGGGGGAGTCCTACCTGGGCTTCCTGAACTTCTGGTCGCTGGTCTACGGCCTGGGCGGCGCGTTGCTGGGCATCATCGTCGGCGTGCTCCCGGGGTTGTCCGCCACGTTGTGCATCGCGCTGCTGACCACGCTCACGATCAAGCTGGCGCCGAACGACGCCATCCTGATCCTCATCTGCTCGTACGTCGGCGCCATCTATGGCGGCAGCCGGACCGCGATCCTTCTGAACATTCCCGGCACCGCCGCCAACGCGGCGTCCTGTGCCGACGGATTTGCGCTCGCGCGCAAGGGCGAAGCAGGTCGCGCCATCGGCATCGCAACCTCCGGCGCTTTCACCGGCACGCTGTTCGGCGTGCTGTGCCTGGCGATGTTCACCCCTGCGCTCGCGGAGCTCGCACTGTCCTTCGGCGCCTTCGAGTTCTTCTGGCTGGCACTGTTCGGCGTAGCCATGTCGGGCAGCATCGTGGGCGAAGACCCGCTCAAGGGCTGGCTCATGGGCCTGCTCGGCCTGCTGGTTGCCCAGATCGGGCAAGAGGGGCTCTACGCCTACGATCGCTTCACCTTCGGCTGGGACGAGCTCTCGGGCGGCATCGCGCTCATTCCAGCGCTCATCGGCGCCTTCGGCTTCGCCGAAGTCCTGACATCGCTCGCCGATCCGATCGAACGCAAGCTGATCGACATGCGAGACTCGGTGCTGCCGAGATTCCGGGAGGTGGTGAGGTACTGGCGAACGGTGCTGCGCTCGGGTGTGATCGGCGTCGTGACGGGCATCCTGCCCGGCGTCGGCGAGGACTCGGGTGCATGGATGTCGTATGCGGCTGCCAAGGCGGCCAGCCCGGAGCGCGATCAGTTCGGCAAGGGTTCCATCGACGGCCTCATGGCCGCCGAGACGGGCGACATGTCCGCCATCCCTGGCGGCATCATCCCGGCGCTGGCGCTCGGCATCCCCGGTTCTGCACCTTCGGCGGTGCTGATGGCGGCCATGATCATCCACGGGATCCAGCCGGGCCCCATGCTGATGATCAAGACGCCGCATTTCATCTACGACGTCGTCGCGATGACCACGCTCGCAACCCTCAGCATCCTCTTCTTCGGCCTGTTCCTCGTCCGTCCGCTGATGCTCGTGCTGCGCGTGCGCCGCTCCGTCCTGATGCCGATCGTCTTCGTGCTGTGCACGGTCGGCGCCTATGCGATGGCCTCGCGGCTCTTCGATGTCTACGCCATGCTCGCGATCGGCGTGGGCGCCTTCTTCCTGCGGCGGCGCGGCTACGAAATGGCGCCTTTCGTGCTCGGCCTGGTGCTGGGCGACCTGCTGGACAAGAGCCTGCGCCGGGGACTTGTGCTGTCGGATGGAAGCCTGGCGCCGTTCTTCACGCGGCCCATCTGCGCCGCGCTGGCCGCCGTCACCATCCTGACCATGCTGATGTACATCCCCGCTGTCAACGTGCGCGTACGCCGGGCCTGGGCAGGGGCGAAGCGCTTCGTGTTTCATCGCAGTGCCTGA
- a CDS encoding enolase C-terminal domain-like protein — protein sequence MHDAPRFAVREIALFERPVVLRLPFRFGVVTLTECPQAFARVRIEFADGSSAWGAAAELMAPKWFDKNLALSNEDNFDQLRRVTALAREAYLSDAAPATAFGHFARHHDPHRVAAAGLGFNPLLASYGPALLDRAVLDALCRGLQASFYAVMRSNAAGIGPVRPEFDGLGMDEFLASLAPAASIEARHTVGMLDAITAADLKQPVADGLPETLEEVVRVYGHRYFKLKVGGDIASDLARLRAIEDVLDRMGGPYFVSLDGNEQYADAAGIAELMARMRETPSLARLYASILFVEQPIARSFALERDLRDVRSASIGKPVIIDESDGELDSFVQARARGYAGVSSKTCKGFYKSVLNAARCAKWNSEQAQTRYFMSAEDLTTQAGLAVQQDLALVSLLGIAHVERNGHHYVNGMAALPLAEQQAFLEAHGDLYERSHGAVRLRIREGRIRLASLDCAGFASAAMPDFDAMQPMAC from the coding sequence ATGCATGACGCACCACGCTTCGCCGTCCGCGAGATCGCCCTATTCGAGCGGCCGGTGGTGCTGCGCCTGCCGTTCCGCTTCGGGGTGGTCACGCTGACCGAATGCCCGCAGGCCTTCGCGCGCGTACGAATCGAATTCGCCGACGGATCGAGCGCCTGGGGCGCCGCTGCGGAGCTGATGGCGCCGAAGTGGTTCGACAAGAACCTCGCGCTGAGCAACGAAGACAACTTCGACCAGTTGCGCCGCGTCACCGCGCTCGCGCGCGAAGCCTACCTGAGCGACGCCGCGCCCGCGACCGCCTTCGGCCACTTTGCGCGGCACCACGATCCGCACCGTGTGGCCGCAGCAGGGCTCGGCTTCAACCCCCTGCTGGCGAGCTACGGACCCGCGCTGCTCGACCGGGCAGTTCTCGATGCACTGTGCCGTGGGCTGCAGGCATCCTTCTACGCCGTCATGCGCAGCAATGCCGCGGGCATCGGTCCGGTCCGGCCCGAGTTCGATGGGCTGGGGATGGACGAGTTCCTGGCGAGCCTGGCTCCCGCCGCAAGCATCGAGGCGCGCCACACGGTCGGCATGCTCGACGCGATCACCGCGGCGGACCTGAAGCAACCCGTGGCCGATGGCCTGCCGGAGACGCTCGAAGAGGTGGTGCGCGTCTACGGCCACCGCTACTTCAAGCTCAAGGTGGGCGGCGACATCGCGTCGGACCTGGCACGCCTGCGCGCCATCGAGGACGTGCTGGACCGCATGGGCGGGCCCTACTTCGTCTCGCTCGACGGCAACGAGCAGTACGCCGACGCTGCCGGCATCGCGGAGCTGATGGCGCGCATGCGCGAAACGCCCTCGCTGGCGCGCCTTTATGCGTCGATCCTCTTCGTCGAACAGCCGATCGCGCGCAGTTTCGCGCTAGAGCGCGACCTTCGCGACGTGCGCAGCGCAAGCATCGGCAAGCCGGTGATCATCGACGAGTCGGACGGCGAGCTCGACAGCTTCGTGCAGGCGCGCGCGCGCGGCTACGCCGGCGTGTCCTCGAAGACCTGCAAAGGCTTCTACAAGTCGGTGCTCAACGCGGCGCGCTGCGCGAAGTGGAATTCGGAGCAGGCGCAGACGCGCTACTTCATGTCGGCCGAAGACCTGACCACGCAGGCCGGCCTGGCCGTGCAGCAGGACCTGGCGCTGGTCAGCCTGCTGGGCATCGCCCACGTCGAGCGCAATGGCCATCACTACGTCAATGGCATGGCCGCGCTGCCACTCGCGGAGCAGCAGGCCTTCCTCGAGGCGCACGGCGATCTCTACGAGCGTTCGCACGGCGCGGTGCGCCTGCGCATCCGCGAGGGGCGCATCCGGCTCGCCTCGCTGGATTGCGCCGGCTTCGCGAGCGCCGCCATGCCCGATTTCGATGCGATGCAGCCGATGGCTTGCTGA